The genomic window GAATTTTCGCCACCAAACAAATCAGGTACTATCAGGTATTTATACTCAGCATCACTGATTTGTTTTGCCCTGTGAATCTTGAAGGGATAAATCTGTGAATCTGCATCATTCCTTGAACCCAGAGGTGCATTCATGACAGTCACTCCATCAGTGTTGATTTTATCTCCCAACTTATAGAGAGCTGAAGATCCATTGTACCAGGCATAACTTGGTGTCACATTCTTTTCCCAAACAAAGGAACCTTTTTTCTTGTTATAGGTAGCTTTACCATATTCATCCGTTGGTACAGGATCGATATCCTGCCCTGCCTGAGACCAATCCCAGTACATCTTGGTAGGCACCTCACGTGCATATTGAGGAATATGACATGTCTGGCAGGCAATTGCATCAACGTGGCCGTCCAGACGTTCCTTATATTCACCAGTATGAGGAGTCTGGCCGTGACAGTCGGAACATTCCACACGACATTCACTATCTGGCAGTCCGGCAAACCGTCCGGCTACATTATGGTCGCTTGTTTCATGGCAATTCTGGCATTTGAAATCCAGAAGACCCATGTGTACATCCAGTTCCACAGATGGATTACTTAGTGCAGAAGACATGTCACCATGTTTCACATTATCGCCGCCACCACCATAAAAATGACAGTTGCCTCCACATGTATCCCTGGTGGGAGAACCTACACTTTGAGCGACCTCTGCAAGATCAACGGAAGCGTCTACGGCACCTGCACCTGTTGGAATCTTATTATACGTTCCTGTATTATCATGGCACACCAGGCAATCTATATTTGATGCATTGTTAAAATCAAAAGTGTCGTCTTCCCAGCCATAACCGGCATGACACGAAGTACATCGTGGTTCATTGGAAGCAATGGCCACACAGAAATTATTTATAACCGTTCTTTTACCCATATCCTTATAAGCTTCTATCTCTCCACATTCACAATCACCGCAGCTGGTCCATAACCAATGGGTTGAATTGAGCATGTCCTTTGCCTGTGGTTCATGGCAACCTATACACTCCTCAGTCACCTCAGGCCCGCTATCGTAGGGTCCTGTAAGAAAACTATGGTTAATTTCAGTTGCACAGGCAATACCAGAGAGACAAACAATTGATATAAACAGAATTAAAATAACCTGCCCTCTCATATACATACAAACCTCCTTCATATATTGCAATATAGATATGCTATAAAATAAATTGAGACTGATTCTATATAAAGACTAAGAACTGCGGATGAAAAACTACTATTTAAAAATAAATAAAAATAGTTAGAGGGCGACTGTGCAAATATCAGAATTCAATCCTTCATTCCCTGCGAATAAACTGTCTCCACAACCTTGAGATTTTTACAGTTACAGAAATTGTGGCAGTATCAATAACACCGGGACCTTTTGCAGAAATAAGATCAAAACTCATAGGTGAACGACCAGCAAATTGAACAGTCCAGTTTTTTGGTCATAAGGACAAGTAGGATATATAGAATTATAAAATCATAAAATTATTGATTAGAATATTATTAGAAAGGACAATATCAAAAAAAGATACTCATAAGAGGCACCACCGTGAGGGGTTAATTAACTCCACACGAAAAAAGTGCCTCCGAAAAGTACAATGACGTCCCGACTGAGACTTGAACTCAGGTCTAAGGCTCCGCAGGCCCCAAGGATATCCGCTACCCTACCGGGACACTCACTGACTTGGGTTCCTAATTATCTTCTCGAATATAAATGTTTGGTGGTAAAGCGTTAAACCACCAACAAAAGTTAAATCCATCAAGCATGTGATTGATAGAACATGACAATGACTATAGGCCTTGCAGGAAAGCCAAATGCAGGCAAATCAACATTCTTCAAAGCCGCAACTATGGCAGAGGTGGATATTGCCAATTATCCATTCACCACCATTGATGCCAATCGCGGGGTTACCTATGTTCGTACCACCTGCCCGTGCATCGAGCGGGACAAGAGATGTGGCAACTGTGAAGACGGGATACGCTTTGTACCAATCGAGATCATTGATGTGGCCGGCCTTGTGCCCGATGCCCATCAGGGCCGCGGGCTGGGAAATGCCTTTCTGGACGAACTGAGCCAGGCCCAGGCAATCATTCACGTAATTGACGCCTCCGGCGCCACAGATATAGAGGGTAATCCGGGCGACATCGCCAGCCATGATCCCCTGGAAGATATCGACTTCCTCAACCGGGAAATAACCATGTGGATGAAAGGCATCCTGTGTCGCAACTGGGAACGCCTGGCACGCAAAATAAAAGCAGAGAATCTAAAGGTAGAAGAGGCAATTGCAAACCAGCTCATGGGAGCCGGGGTCTGTGAAGAACACGTGAACATAGCAATAGACCAGCTCGACAAACGCGAATATATCAAATGGGAAGATGAAGATATGTGCCAGCTCTGCGAGTACATCCGCCTGCTCAGTAAACCTGTCATCATCGCCGCGAACAAACTAGATATAGCCCCGCCGGAAAATGTCGAAAACCTTGAAAAACTTGAGATGATAGTCGTACCCACAAGTGCTGCAGCAGAGTTGGCCATCCGAAATGCGGCCAGTACCGGAGCAATTGATTACAAACCTGGGGATGAGGACTTTGCCATAGAGGAAAGCGACCTGAGTGAAAAACAGATAAAGGGTCTGGAAAAGCTTAAAAGTTTCGTGGTATCCCGCAAACCCCACGGGTGTGGAGTACAGGAATGTATCAACAGGGCAGTATTTGACCAGCTCAACCTCATTGTAGTCTACCCTGTCGAAGATGAAGGCCACTGGACCGACAAAAAAGGTCGCATGCTTCCCGATGCCTACCTGGTCAAAAAAGGTTCCACTGCGCATGAACTTGCATACAAGGTGCACACCGACATCGGAGATCGTTTCCTATATGCTGTAGACGGGCGTACCCGCATGAGACTCGGAGACAAATACGAACTCAAGGACGGAGATGTTATAAAGATCGTCTCAACCGCCAAATGACATCTCAGAAGGAGGGCTTTGGATTGCTACATAAATTATATGAAAAACGTCTCCTGAATAAAATACAACAGGGACAGCAAAATCCACCTTCCTCTCTTGCCATAGTCCTGCCTGAAACAGATCTACTCCAAAAGAATAGTAGCCAAAAAACACTCCAATTCATAAACTGGTGCCAGGATTTTGGCATCAAGAAAATCTATTTTAATGTGGACATTCTGGATGAAAAAGCCGATCTCAAAAATAAGATGGTTTACAGATTAGTTCAGTTTATTGAAAGAATATGCGCCAAACTGCCCCCTAAAACCGGCTATGACGTATATGGAGATGACGGCAGTACATTACTCACAAAACCCGGAAAAGACCCCAGTATCATTTTTGTACTGGGATACGGCGGAAAAAAAGAGATTACCTCTTCTGTCAGGACCATTCTCTGTGATGTAGAAAAAGGAAACATAGAACCGGAAGATATTGATGAAAATATTCTGGAATCCCATCTGACAATAGAAGGAGAACCGGATTTGATAATACGTTCGGGGGGAAGACATCTTTCAGATTTTCTTATATGGCAATCCGTCTATTCAGAACTGTATTTCACAGATATTAACTGGAACAGCTTCAGAAGGATTGATTTTTTGCGTATCATCAGGGATTTCCAGAAAAGGAAACGCCGCTATGGAAAGTAAGGAAGTGTTTACATGGTAGCCTATGCTGTAATTATTTGCACCAAATGCCGCTTGCAATGCCAGGTTATAGAAGACCGGAGCCAAAAAACCATAAAATGCCAGAGATGTGGTGCAACCTTGCAGTTTCGTAAATTGAGGAAATTCCACAGGACAGAAATACTCGATGAAGCAATAGCGGCACGAACCGCTCTTCAGGCAAAGATACAGGGATCCGATTCAAAAAAAGTCAGCCAGATCCTAGCAGATGCAAGCGTTGATCAGCTCCAGCCAAGCCCGCCTAATCAAAAAAGATCTGCAAATCCTTCTAAATATATCATAAATGCTCTTGAAAACCAGGAAAAAATTCAGATCAGACAGCTATTCCAAATGGCTGAAGATGCAGGTTTTGAGAGGGAAAAAATTGAGAAAGCCCTTGAAAACCTGAAAAATTCGGGAGACATCTACACTCCCGGCAAAGGATATCTTAAACTTGCCTGAATTAGAACCTGCAAACAAGGTAGCATAAGTTATATTTAGGGAAAATACATAATAAGGTGGTTCAGACAAACCGTTTTCGACCTGCACTTAAATAAAAATCCTGGATGTAAGGTATCAAAATGTCCGACAATACACTTGATATAATAGAACTTTTGTTGACGGCCCAGATATACAACCAGAACCAAGTATTGGATGTCAACGATCTTCCAAAACCCATAAGGAAGCACTACTGGAAAAAAGAGGCCAAAGGAGTACCACGACCCATTCATGTTTCACTCACTGACGTGAATAAACTGTATGGAGAAAGTGAAACTAAAAAGGTATTAAAGGGCCTTCCCTTCGTAGAAATCGATGAAGTTGGTTACAAGATCAAATTAACTTCTCTTGACATGGCCATTAGCTGGTTCGAAAAACAGGACACCTCCAGTCGTATCGAAGAAAACCCCGCATTGGCCTATTACTTTGAGAAAGCAGAAAAAGAAGGAGTCAGCTACAGTAAAGTACGGGACAGTACCAAACCCAAGGAAGTCGACAGGGAATGGATAGAATCCCTCAAAGCCGAAGTAATGGAGGAAGAAGGCGGAGAAGATATGCTCAAACTGGCACAACTCCTGGCCCCGGAAGATATACAGCAGGGGATGTCCGAACTAATCCTCACAAAAAAACAGGAATCCGAAGTTGACAAGATAGTCAAAGCCATCAAGTTCCGGGATTACCTGAAGGAAATCGGGCTGTACGATGTGGGCAAGATTTTGCTGGTTGGACCCCCGGGTACAGGGAAAACATCAGTTGCAAGAGCACTATCCGAAATGTTATCCATTCCTTTTGTTGAAGTAAAATTATCCATGATTACAGATCAGTATCTTGGTGAAACTGCAAAAAACATTGACAGGGTATTTGAACTGGCAAAAAAACTCAATCCATGCATTCTTTTTGTGGATGAATTCGACTTTATTGCAAAAACCCGGACCTCGGATGAACATGCAGCCCTGAAAAGAGCTGTCAACACTCTCCTCAAGGCAATCGATGAAATAAGTCTCACAAGGGATGGAGTACTCCTGATCGCTGCTACCAACCATCCCCACATGCTGGACTCAGCTGCATGGAGGAGATTTGATGAAATACTTGAATTCCCCTTTCCGGATTATGACATGAGGAAAAATATTCTTGACATCGTCACAAGGCATATCGAAGGAGACTTTGACACTGCAGCGATTGCTGAAATTACAGAAGGTTACAGTGGATCCGACCTGAGAGTGGTGATCCGGGAGGGTGTTCTGGATGCCCTGCTGGAGGAGCGTCGGGAGCTCTGTAACAAAGATCTTCTTAATGCGGTGGAATCATTCAATAATCGTTCACATATAAAATCCGAAAAATACCTCCAGCGGTATGACAGGGTGTCTTAAGTGAAAGTGACATTACTGGGCACAGGAGATGCGCCCGGTACACCGGTAATCGGTTGTAACTGTCCCACCTGCCAGGATGGACAAAAAGGGGGGAAAAGCAACCGTCTCAGATGTTCTATTCTTGTAGAAGCCGAGAAAGGTACAATTTTGCTGGACACCGGCCCCGACCTGCGCCAGCAATTGCTTGAGCACAATATAAAGCATGTGGACGGAGTGATATGGACCCACGGCCATTATGATCATTTTACCGGTTTTGGAGAATTCCACAGGGTGCAAAGAAAGGTAGATGTATACGGCCTTGCTGAAACCCTTGATTACATCCTGGAATACCTGGCCTTTTTGAAACCCAGAAGAAACAATGTGAAAATCAATGAAACCTTTGAAATTATAGGGCTCAGGATTACTCTTTTTGAAGTCAAGCACCGACCGGTAAGCAATCCGGTAGGCATACTTATAGAAGAAGATGGTAAAAAAGTGGTATTCACAGGAGATTGCGAAAAGGAAATCCCACAAAAGAGTCTTGAAATGATTGACAGTCCTGACCTTTTAATTGCCGATGCGATTGTACCGGATTCAGATGTTTTGCATATCAAAAAACATATGGATGCAAAGGATGCAATGGAACTTGCCCAAAAAATAAAGGCAAAAGAGGTCGTTTTTACCCACATAAGCCACTTTTTCAAACCCCATTCCATCGCAGCACAGAAATTTCCAATGGGATATGATGGAATGCAATTTGTGATATAACCTTCAACGTTCTTTATCCTTTTTCCAGTCTTCTTCTGCCATCCGTATCGTTTCATTCAGTTTTCTACGGTTTCGCAGGAAATTCCCAATGACCAGAAGCACGCCTGCGCCAAGTATTGATGTACCGATCAGCAGGCTACGGGGCGCATTTTCTGAGTAAAATTTGAGATAGAGAGTCTTAAACTTAATTTCTTCTTCCTCTTCTCCCCCATTATCGGAAGGCAAGAAGCCTTTTGCAATAGAAGACAATGATGAAGAAGTATCCTGACGCAGATCATTCCAGACAAGTACTTCCCTGCCCTGTCCATCGATATACCTGGAATCGGGTGCTGGTTCAACCTTCCCTATAAACTGGTTGCCTGTTGTATACCCTTCTGGAAGGACCACCCTGACAGTGGAAAGGTGTGATGGCACATACATGAAATCCTGCCCCATAGGCACTTCCATTGTATAGGCCACAAATCCTGTAAGGCTTTGATTGAAGGAAATTACCTGTTTGGTCTGCCCGGACTCGGATTCTTCAGAAAGGGTATAGTCTATCGAATCCATTGGCCCTGAGGCAGATAACTGTCTGACTGTTGCAGCTGGATTACCGTTATTTCCACCGGGTTTGGCCACAATTACAATGTTTGAAAGTACATCAGAACCTGGATTTGTAATATCTTCCAGGGGAACTACCTCAAGAAGATTTACATTCTCAAATACATAAACCGCTTTTACAGGCGAATCGGGGAAAAGGTAAAAAGTAGTCGTATTAATGCCACACTCACATGAATCGTTAGCAATGAACGGATCCAGTGTATACTCCGATGCATTGGTTGTTTCAGCGGCTTCATCAACAGGTATAATGTCATCGATGCAACCACTAAGATAGATGGCTGAAGTGAGTATCAGAAATAGGACTACCACTTGTTTTCGCATTATACTATCCACCGATCGATTATTTAAAAAAGTTATCGGTGTCCAAGAAGGGAAGGGATTGCCCCTTCACTCATTCTTCGACTACCGTAAGGAAAACACCCATGCTTTCAAGAGCTGCAGCAACCTCGTTATAGGCTACATAGAGTTCCTTCTTCTGATCACCCATTTCCGAGGCAGGAGGTTCCGAGGCAAACCAGATCTCTTTATCTGTGGTACCGCGTGTTATGGATACGCAGGAAAGCATATCCGACTGCACAAGACGATATACAGAATCCACCCCGGTAGGAGTTACCCAGGCAACATAGGAAGATCGCAGGGATTCAACGAACCTGTGCCAGTTCACGGAAGCAGAACTTTCCAGCCTTACATGCAGATGTGCTCTTTCACCGGCAAGTTGTTCATCGATTCTCTTGAGGAATTTCTGGAATTTGGGATCGTCGTCCTCAACTGTAACTGCTGCTTCAGCTGCCAGGTTCTTTGCCTCTTCCTTGAAGAAAGGAGCAAGGTTGACAGCACTTGATGGTTTCGTAAACAGAGACACTCCGAAAAAGGCAACTGCGCTAAGTCCCATACCAGCAATGACACCGTGGTTCATCAGTATCGGGTGAACTGTCTGGAGATATGCAGGAGCCATTGGAGCTGTCATGTAAATATCATACACAATCAGGCTTATCTGAACAACTGCACCCACAATAAGACCTGCCATGGCACCTTCCTTGGTAGCACGCTTCCAGTAAAGACCTCCCATCAATGGGAAGAAGTAGGAAGCACTGGCAATGTATGTGGCTATATGAATAGCCTCAAGGATACTGGTAATGAAAAACGAACCCACAGTAGCTGCAAGGACTATGAAAAGTACACTGAGCCTGTTGACCGCAAGCATCTGTTTCATGGTGGCATCCGGTTTAATGAAACGCTGGTAGATATCACGGGACACACAGGATGCCCCGGAAGTTGCAAAGGTATCCGTGCAGGACATAGCAGCAGCAGCCAGGCCTATCGCACTCAGGGCAATAACGAGCGGGGAAAAGTTTTCAAGCACAAAAACAAGCAATGCCGGTTCTGCCTGAGCCATTCCCATAGGGAAACCTGCAGCCGGTATTTCCGGGTAAATGGAACTCAGAGCGATAGCAATTACCGCACAACCTGCAAATACAATTGTTATCAGGAGGGAACCCAGAAGCAGCCCATTACGTGCGGACTTGGAATCACGTGCAGCCCATACTTTCTGCCAGGGGTCCTGCTCGGTGATCCAGCCGGGAACGATTGCAAACAAAAATATCAATACCATCGGGATTCCAATGGACAGCGGGTTCCACCAGCCAGAAGAGACATTGGAAAATAACTCACCTGCGTTGGCAGGAGTATCGACAGCACCACCTGTAGCTGCTCCTACAGCAACAATTGCAATGACTATCGTGAACACGGAGAGGAAAAGGAACTGCACCACATCAG from Methanohalophilus halophilus includes these protein-coding regions:
- a CDS encoding tetrathionate reductase family octaheme c-type cytochrome; protein product: MYMRGQVILILFISIVCLSGIACATEINHSFLTGPYDSGPEVTEECIGCHEPQAKDMLNSTHWLWTSCGDCECGEIEAYKDMGKRTVINNFCVAIASNEPRCTSCHAGYGWEDDTFDFNNASNIDCLVCHDNTGTYNKIPTGAGAVDASVDLAEVAQSVGSPTRDTCGGNCHFYGGGGDNVKHGDMSSALSNPSVELDVHMGLLDFKCQNCHETSDHNVAGRFAGLPDSECRVECSDCHGQTPHTGEYKERLDGHVDAIACQTCHIPQYAREVPTKMYWDWSQAGQDIDPVPTDEYGKATYNKKKGSFVWEKNVTPSYAWYNGSSALYKLGDKINTDGVTVMNAPLGSRNDADSQIYPFKIHRAKQISDAEYKYLIVPDLFGGENSYWATYDWDKASASGMEYVDVSYSGEYEFVETSLYESINHEVPPAENSLDCSDCHLETGMMDFETLGYEGDPMLVGERFAEEVEDVRQSVEQEAPEAGEESSEAVPGFGIFLGIGMLLVVNILRGRR
- a CDS encoding redox-regulated ATPase YchF; translation: MTMTIGLAGKPNAGKSTFFKAATMAEVDIANYPFTTIDANRGVTYVRTTCPCIERDKRCGNCEDGIRFVPIEIIDVAGLVPDAHQGRGLGNAFLDELSQAQAIIHVIDASGATDIEGNPGDIASHDPLEDIDFLNREITMWMKGILCRNWERLARKIKAENLKVEEAIANQLMGAGVCEEHVNIAIDQLDKREYIKWEDEDMCQLCEYIRLLSKPVIIAANKLDIAPPENVENLEKLEMIVVPTSAAAELAIRNAASTGAIDYKPGDEDFAIEESDLSEKQIKGLEKLKSFVVSRKPHGCGVQECINRAVFDQLNLIVVYPVEDEGHWTDKKGRMLPDAYLVKKGSTAHELAYKVHTDIGDRFLYAVDGRTRMRLGDKYELKDGDVIKIVSTAK
- a CDS encoding undecaprenyl diphosphate synthase family protein, with product MLHKLYEKRLLNKIQQGQQNPPSSLAIVLPETDLLQKNSSQKTLQFINWCQDFGIKKIYFNVDILDEKADLKNKMVYRLVQFIERICAKLPPKTGYDVYGDDGSTLLTKPGKDPSIIFVLGYGGKKEITSSVRTILCDVEKGNIEPEDIDENILESHLTIEGEPDLIIRSGGRHLSDFLIWQSVYSELYFTDINWNSFRRIDFLRIIRDFQKRKRRYGK
- a CDS encoding DUF5817 domain-containing protein → MVAYAVIICTKCRLQCQVIEDRSQKTIKCQRCGATLQFRKLRKFHRTEILDEAIAARTALQAKIQGSDSKKVSQILADASVDQLQPSPPNQKRSANPSKYIINALENQEKIQIRQLFQMAEDAGFEREKIEKALENLKNSGDIYTPGKGYLKLA
- a CDS encoding ATP-binding protein → MSDNTLDIIELLLTAQIYNQNQVLDVNDLPKPIRKHYWKKEAKGVPRPIHVSLTDVNKLYGESETKKVLKGLPFVEIDEVGYKIKLTSLDMAISWFEKQDTSSRIEENPALAYYFEKAEKEGVSYSKVRDSTKPKEVDREWIESLKAEVMEEEGGEDMLKLAQLLAPEDIQQGMSELILTKKQESEVDKIVKAIKFRDYLKEIGLYDVGKILLVGPPGTGKTSVARALSEMLSIPFVEVKLSMITDQYLGETAKNIDRVFELAKKLNPCILFVDEFDFIAKTRTSDEHAALKRAVNTLLKAIDEISLTRDGVLLIAATNHPHMLDSAAWRRFDEILEFPFPDYDMRKNILDIVTRHIEGDFDTAAIAEITEGYSGSDLRVVIREGVLDALLEERRELCNKDLLNAVESFNNRSHIKSEKYLQRYDRVS
- a CDS encoding MBL fold metallo-hydrolase, with protein sequence MKVTLLGTGDAPGTPVIGCNCPTCQDGQKGGKSNRLRCSILVEAEKGTILLDTGPDLRQQLLEHNIKHVDGVIWTHGHYDHFTGFGEFHRVQRKVDVYGLAETLDYILEYLAFLKPRRNNVKINETFEIIGLRITLFEVKHRPVSNPVGILIEEDGKKVVFTGDCEKEIPQKSLEMIDSPDLLIADAIVPDSDVLHIKKHMDAKDAMELAQKIKAKEVVFTHISHFFKPHSIAAQKFPMGYDGMQFVI
- a CDS encoding DUF5803 family protein, producing the protein MRKQVVVLFLILTSAIYLSGCIDDIIPVDEAAETTNASEYTLDPFIANDSCECGINTTTFYLFPDSPVKAVYVFENVNLLEVVPLEDITNPGSDVLSNIVIVAKPGGNNGNPAATVRQLSASGPMDSIDYTLSEESESGQTKQVISFNQSLTGFVAYTMEVPMGQDFMYVPSHLSTVRVVLPEGYTTGNQFIGKVEPAPDSRYIDGQGREVLVWNDLRQDTSSSLSSIAKGFLPSDNGGEEEEEIKFKTLYLKFYSENAPRSLLIGTSILGAGVLLVIGNFLRNRRKLNETIRMAEEDWKKDKER
- a CDS encoding sodium:solute symporter family protein, coding for MESSQLFLILLAVYLAGLIGIGWYFTKKQNTVTDFWLAGRRIGTIGVGFSSAASWLTAGGLLAVIAFFMLQGMGSIWGFVAPNILALLIIAIFVKKIKNLPAITQAELLEQRYSAAIRAPIGIIITIVMILFAVADIKGFALVLEIFYGFDPLYAALIVALAVSVYVTLGGLSAVVWTDVVQFLFLSVFTIVIAIVAVGAATGGAVDTPANAGELFSNVSSGWWNPLSIGIPMVLIFLFAIVPGWITEQDPWQKVWAARDSKSARNGLLLGSLLITIVFAGCAVIAIALSSIYPEIPAAGFPMGMAQAEPALLVFVLENFSPLVIALSAIGLAAAAMSCTDTFATSGASCVSRDIYQRFIKPDATMKQMLAVNRLSVLFIVLAATVGSFFITSILEAIHIATYIASASYFFPLMGGLYWKRATKEGAMAGLIVGAVVQISLIVYDIYMTAPMAPAYLQTVHPILMNHGVIAGMGLSAVAFFGVSLFTKPSSAVNLAPFFKEEAKNLAAEAAVTVEDDDPKFQKFLKRIDEQLAGERAHLHVRLESSASVNWHRFVESLRSSYVAWVTPTGVDSVYRLVQSDMLSCVSITRGTTDKEIWFASEPPASEMGDQKKELYVAYNEVAAALESMGVFLTVVEE